In Brevibacillus marinus, the genomic window TCCTAGCAAGCTTGTCAGGACAGGAGAGCGGTTTGCCATCGTATTCCTCCTGGACGTACAAGATAGTACATGTCTACGTCTTGATTCCGCAAACTATGCTCCTTCACTCGGCCGCAGCCTGCTGTCCCGAATCGCTGTTTTGCCCATATGTTTGAGCAGGGGGGATGAACCTGTGGAGACCAGGCGGAGACCGAAAGTCGGGCTCGCCCTCGGCGCCGGCGGGGCGCGGGGGCTTGCGCATATCGGTGTGCTCAAGGCGTTCGAGGCGCACCAGGTGCCGATCGACTACGTCGCGGGAAGCAGCATGGGCAGTTTTATCGGCGCCTTGTACGCCAACGGCATTGCGCCGCACATGATGGAAAAACTGGCGCTGAACTTGAAACGGAAGCACTGGCTCGATCTGACCATGCCCAACCTCGGCTTTGTCGCCGGGGAAAAAGTGAAGCAGCTGATCGAACTGCTCACGCACGGCAAAACATTCGCGGAACTGGCCCTGCCTTTGGCTGTCGTGGCCACGGATATCGAGCGGGGCGAGCGGGTGGTGTTTCGCGAGGGTCCGGTCGCGCGCGCCGTCCGCGCCAGCATTTCGATTCCCGGCATCTTTGTGCCGGAGCGGGTGGGCGAGCGGCTGCTGGTCGATGGCGGCGTAATTGACCGCGTCCCGACCACGGTGGCGCGGGAAATGGGGGCGGACATCGTGATCGCCGTCGACGTCGCCCAGTTTGACGTGAAGATGAAAGTAAACTCGATCTACGATGTGATCGCGCAGACGATTGACGTCATGGAACGGGAAATCCTGCGCTATCGCATCCTATCCGCGGACATGGTAATTCGTCCGCAGGTGGGACACTATAGCAGTATCGCGTATCATGCGGTGAACGAGATCATCGCCGAAGGGGAACGGATGGCGCTGGAACACGTGGCCGAGATCAAGCAGCTGATCGACAACTGGAGGGAGAGCGATGCAGGAGAGAGCGACAACGACGAGAACTGACGCCTGGTACCGCCGGTTGGCCATTCGTTGGTGGTGGGTGTTCCTGGCGGCTGTGCTGCTCGTTGGTTTCCTCAACTATCCGCTCCCTTTTTACGTCAGCAGGCCGGGTTCGGCGGTCGAACTGGGTCCGCTGATCACCGTGGAGGGAGGAGAGCGGGACAGCCAGGGAGCCTT contains:
- a CDS encoding patatin-like phospholipase family protein, which codes for METRRRPKVGLALGAGGARGLAHIGVLKAFEAHQVPIDYVAGSSMGSFIGALYANGIAPHMMEKLALNLKRKHWLDLTMPNLGFVAGEKVKQLIELLTHGKTFAELALPLAVVATDIERGERVVFREGPVARAVRASISIPGIFVPERVGERLLVDGGVIDRVPTTVAREMGADIVIAVDVAQFDVKMKVNSIYDVIAQTIDVMEREILRYRILSADMVIRPQVGHYSSIAYHAVNEIIAEGERMALEHVAEIKQLIDNWRESDAGESDNDEN